The sequence AAAAGAGTCGATGGGGGATTCGGTAATATTCCATAAAATCAAAGGTCAATGCAGGAAGATTAACTTGTTTGATTCAAGCACTGCACTGCCTATCTATCTGACTCCACCTTTGGTTGCTATCCAGAATTTCCTCGTTGCATTAATTTATGTTCAAAATGCAAATATACTTATTttccaataaaataataatataaattctcATTTATTGACATTCGTAGTAGGAAGAAAATTCAAGAAAGAAATACTTCAAGTTTTGCACACAATCACCTACCATtcggagagagaaaaatggacGACCCTTAAAAATATATTCTTGGAATCTTCTCTCTGCAAAACAATTCACCGATTTTACTTCATCTTCTGGCCTACCAAATACacatcacttcaatcttcaatcttcaatcttcaatcTTTCGAGCTTCGATTCGTTTCTGGGAAATTCGCAAATTCTTGAATTTGTGTAAGTATGATTCTCTTCTTTCTCTTCAATCTCTAGTTCGATTTCAAAGCATTTCATTCAAGTTTCTGTTTTTTCGCATTTGCTATCGCACTGTTTGTTGTTGACTTCTTTTTTCAAGTAAATGTTTTGATGTGAAATTATGTTGTTAGGGCTCTGGTTGACCAGCAATTGAATTGGAGTTGATTTTGAATTCGGATTTACTACATTATAGACTCTGTAAAAAAAAGCAAtcagaaattttatttttttatatatgatttAATTTTGCAGTAGAGTTGAAAGGGATAGAATGATCGCATGATCATTTGATTTAGTATGTTCACTATGTTGCATGCAGATGTCGGAAATTCCGAGGATTGAAACTGTTTTGACAATTCTGTTCTCTGGGTTTATGTTGATTTATTAGGGTGGTTGGAGGAGTTTTGAGAAATAGTAGATTGTAACTTTGAGATTTGTTTAGGGTGAATATTTGTAAGTGAGCCAAATGAATGTGGTGGGTAGAGTTAGCAGCTTCATAACACAAGGAGTGTACTCTGTGGCCACACCGTTTCATCCGTTTGGTGGGGCGGTTGATATAATCGTTGTTAAGCAAAATGATGGGACGTTTAGGAGTACGCCTTGGTATGTTCGATTTGGCAAATTTCAAGGCGTTCTCAAAGGGGCAGAGAAGGTTGTCCGTATAGAAGTCAATGGTGTTGAAGCCAATTTTCATATGCATCTTGATAACTCCGGCGAAGCTTATTTTGTTAGAGAAGTTGATGCGGACAAGGATGATCGTGAGGGTATTAAGGACTCGGACAGTCTTGAAGGCGGAAGGGAGGACAATAGCAGTGTTTATAGTAATGCAGAGAGCAGTCCTAAAGAAAACGATTTTTTCGGACAAGAGATTGATGACTTTAATAGTGGTGAGGTAGAGATGCGAGATTTACGCACTACTCTTGGTATGAAGAGGCTAGAGAGAGTCGAGTCTGACAGCGAGCGGATTTTCTATGAGTTTCAAGATGAACAATCTTCTTTGGATGGTTCTGTTGAGTTTTCGGAGTATGGTTCTGGTAGATACGATAATTTAGATAGTGTGGAACATTCATTGGAGGAATCAGAAAATTCGAGTTCGGAGGTTGTTTTGGTCAGTGTAGATGGGCATATACTAATGGCACCTATATCATCAATAGTGACAGATGCTGCGAGTGTGCAACTAAGCACACCTCAGTTTCACCTTGGTCCAGGCGAAAGGACTCAAGAGTTTAACGGAGATGATGATTCGTGGACAACTAATTATATGGCTGAGCTTGATTCCCCTACAGATGAAATTGCCTCTGGAAATAATTGCAACGGAAACAAGGATCCTCAATCTTCTGAACACTTAGAGCCTCGACAAAGTGATGGAGAGCGTCTATATCATGTCCAAGAAAGTCTAGACTCATCTAATCCCGACAAGGAGCCCAGCGTAGAAAGTGGCTCTGAAAGTACATCAGGCAGTTTAAATAAGCGTGATGTTTTCAAGAGTTGCTTGGAGTTCATGGAATTGTCACAGCAGTCGACAAACGAAGATCAGGAGGATATCTGTTTGTCAGAAGACCAGAAATCTCCTTTGAGTCCTTCGATGAATGACGAGTCTGTAGAACAGAATCTTGAAATATCAAGAGACAATGGAGAGTCTGGAAATCCTAGCAGTGTCTCGTTGCCAGAGTCACAGGTTGAAGCTGTACCTCATGAAAGAAATACTTCCAATTCGGATCTCGATGGTTTTGATCGCATGCGTGTTCAATTTGTTAGCGTTGATCAGGAGTCGGGGAAACAAGTGGAAGTTGATCGCACTGTTGGAACAATGAATGATGGTAGGGAGTCTCCTTCTGATGTATGTCGAGAAAAGGACTGCGTTGAACCTCAGACAGCTGCTTCAACTGGATATAAAAATTTAGATATATCGTTGGGTAAGaaattcatttaattataacAGCAACATTCAAACATTACCTCTGCTTCCTGTTATTATCGTATTTTTTTCATTGCAGGGCTGGAGATATCTCTTTGCGGAAAGTTGCTTCATGCTGGAATGGGTTCAAGTGCAGCACAAGATGCCTTCAACGCTAAGCGCATATCATTGGAGGAATTTAAACTTTCACCTGCTTCAGTAGTGAATAATGAAGATCTGATTGTTAGAATTCAGGGGAAGTACTTACCATGGCATAAAGCTGCACATGTTGTTCTCGGGATGGCTGCTTTTGGCGTGGATCTACCAGTTGAGCCACATGATGCAATCCCGGTGGAACAGGAGAAGCCAGAAACGAAGGAAGATGATTCACAATTGACACCAATTCCGTCTCGCAGATGGAGACTCTGGCCAATCCCATTTAGGAGGGTCAAGACACTTGAACATGCCACTAGTTACTCATCTAATGAAGAAGTCTATGTTGATTCTGACTCCGGCTCACAGAGTCAACAGGCAGTTATGACTCCCACAGCACGTACAGCCAGTGAGTCTCCTCGCAAGCAGTTTATAAGAACCAATGCTCCCACTACTGAACAGATAGCATCTTTGAATCTCAAAGAGGGACAAAATATGGTGAGTTTCAAATTCTCCACCAGAGTTCTTGGATCCCAGAAGGTTGAAGCTCATATATACTTGTGGAAGTGGAATACTCGAATTGTAATTTCGGACGTAGATGGGACTATTACCAAGTAAGTCTGttttatatttcatttcataatcTTTAGCCTTTTCTTCCAAAAGGGCTACTGGTGATGTAGGTATAATGTTGCCAACAAAGCTGCAAAATTTGTAAACTGAGATGGTATATTTGTCTAAAGTATGTTATTGCTGACTGTTATTCGCTGAACACTATAGTGTTTTGCGTTTCTTGCTTCTGGACTAAAAGTAATAAAACAAAGATAGAGATTGATAACTGATTCCACAAGCTTTGTTAGTTTCCTAAAGCAATCTTGTCTTACCTGTTTCTAGGTCTGATGTTCTTGGCCAGTTCATGCCTTTGGTAGGAAAAGATTGGACTCATTCTGGGATCGCTCATCTTTTTTCTGCAATAAAGGTAGTCTCTTTAAATGCTTTGGTTTTGTACCTAAAGCCATCGTTATATGCTGTATTATATTTGGCCTTCATCCATTCAGAACAGACGGGGTCTAGATCTTATAATTCTCCCTGAGAACACTTCTACCTTGAGCTGCCCAAATACAAGAAAACATTTCTCGTAGTATACATGTGTTGGTTTTGAAGGTATTTAATAGGTTACAATGTCGTACTGGTTAACAGGATTTCGATCCAGCTAGAAATTATCTTGGCTTTCTTAATATTATAACTAAATACTGAAACCACTATCTCCAAATTttcttgaaaataaataacagaGTGAAGCTATTTTGATAAAGATGTACTTTTTTGTTGGACAAGTAGACTCTCTAAACCAGAGTAAATTATTGGATAGAGCTGTTTTGCCTTTTCCCACCAAAGCTTGTCTTTAATTGGTTTGTGTGACAGTAATGCTCCCCAAAACACCACAACAACTGGTGCAAATAATAGTAAATACAGTTTTACAGGTAAACTCTAGCTTACCATAGTTCTAGGAAGGTGAGACTGGTCAGATTTCGAGATAGTAACTTATAAGGCTTGAGGCATGAGAGAATCTGAGTGCGGGACATATTTGTAAGAGTGCTAAGGAAATCTTGCAAAACGTCAACAAAGCGGTAATATTGTAATAAAAACAACAAACTCCTAGGAGTCTCTAGTTCTCTCTAAAATATTTTTGGTCAGGCCGGTTAATGATATGTATTCTGAGCCTCAAGCCTAAATTCATCTGATTTATGAATTTGATTAATGGAAATATGAGCGACCCCCATACTAGGATAgctcaaggactgcatgatacAAGCTGgatatttttttgtttgttttactTTGATGGTTTTTCCTACAGGAGAATGGGTACCAGCTCTTATTTCTGAGTGCACGAGCAATTGTTCAAGCATACTTAACGAAAAGTTTCCTATTCAACCTGAAGCAGGTATAATTTCATATGACCTTGAGTCTAAGTAGCTCTTAAAGAAGCTCAAGGGAATTTGTTGTTTGGCATTTTTTATCGCGATATGTTTGTAGAACTTTTAGGCAGCCAATATAAGTTCTTACTTGGTAAACTGGTCACGATTTGCTGTAATGTTTGGTACATAAATCCATGTTACTTTAACTGGTAACTTTGACTTCCGCTCTTTCTTGTTTCCTTCAGTGATTTCACATGCCATTTATCTTATATCCGAGCTGTGCAAGATCATACATATGTTCTTGTGTTTCTTGAGCGTGCAACTTTAACCTCGTATTATTTTGCGACTTTTGTGTTTCTTACTTTGTTTCAATGCGGGCAGGATGGGAAAAGCTTGCCGAATGGACCTGTTGTCATTTCCCCTGATGGATTGTTTCCCTCATTGTACCGAGAAGGTGATATCCTTTCTCTTAAATAATCAGGACCCATCTTATTATGTATCAAACAATGTCATTATTGTGCATAGCAGCTCAAAGCATCAACTTGCTGTTACATGTATGTGAAAATCTCTTTTCTTGATACAACTCTACATTCGGTTTTGAAATCTAATTGCAAAATGCTGTTGCTCAAACTTTAGTGGCATTACAAGAGTTCCATTTATGGTAATGCCATTCTTGATTAGTTTGATTCCTATCTATTGTGAATTATGATAAATCCATTTTCATGTTCTCCATTCCTTTCACTACTGCAAGATTTGTAGAAGCATCTTTGCCCATCGTATCTGATAGAAATGTTGTGTTGTGCCAGTTATACGACGAGCTCCACATGAATTTAAAATTGCCTGTTTGGAGGTAAATGCCAATATCCATCATGTAGTTATGTTAGATTTATCAGCAAAGAACCTACACATCTTCGTATTTAAGTTATACAACATAAAGTGCCCATTTTCCAGGATATTAAGGCGCTGTTTCCCCCTGATTACAATCCATTCTACGCGGGTTTTGGAAACAGAGACACCGACGAGCTCAGCTACCGGAAAATTGGGATTCCAAAGGGCAAAATATTCATAATCAACCCCAAGGTACAGTCTTTGAGGATTTAgtcaagaaaaaagaaaaaagaagaaagaaacacTGGAGTTTCCTTTAGGTGATGGTTATTGTTTATGATCTTGCAGGGGGAGGTGGCCATTAATCGTCGTATTGATGTGAAATCATACACTTCATTGCACACACTGGTGAATGACATGTTCCCGCCAACATCACTGATCGAGCAGGTAATGCCAACGCCATACCAGAGAGTCGAATTAGTTGGTCTTCTTCAAGAAATCGTGGTTTTGGGGTTCTTGATGCTAAATTTGTTGTAACTTTACATTCGTGCAGGAAGATTATAACTCATGGAATTACTGGAAAGTTCCTTTGCCTGATGTGGATAACTTGTAGAAGCCCAGTTCGAGCCCGGTTAGGCCCGAATGCGGAACTGTATCAGTGGCTGGAGATGCTGGGACATATTTTTTTGGGTAACCAGTATTCTTGTATTCGtcactttttctttctttacttCAACATATGATTTAGTGTTATTAACTGTAAAAAACTCATATCTATATGTAACCATAGACCATTCATGCCGTACTAAATTGATGCATATCTTTAATAAATCTATTCTTCCCATTTACTTCCATTTTCTTCGTTTCTGTATCCCTTTatgtctttttcttttttgttggaCATGTAAACATTTTGCATCTCTTTTGTGCTAATATATTCCGTGATGCAATGGAAGGAGTTCTTGCAAAAATGTtgtaaaatactccctccatcccaagaatcttgacacgttttcttttttgggccgtctcacgaatcttgacacatttccaaataaggtaataattattatcttctctttcttactttatcacttttattacacaCAAAAACTTAAATGAGCGCCGTGTATTTTTTGCGCTCACATGGTGCGCGctgaatttaatatatattgaaaagaaaaaattaattgtcGCTACCGCTGGACAACCAGtactcctctctcttctctcgctcatcatctttctcttctctctcaaagGAACACGCAAACAACGCCGCGCCGTCCTCCTCCTTCTTCGCCGGCGGACTCAAGGTGAAGTTGCTAATGTTTACGGCGGCTCCAGTCGGACGACCGCCCGCCGATTTTAAGCGAGAGGGAGATGGTGAAGGCGCCGGCCTTCACCGATTGAGCCTTgagggcggaggcggcggcgttgtGGTTGCAAAAGAGTAAGCGCAGAAGATGTTGGAACGGGGAATTCATCCTATTCGGGTTGCGGAAGGCTATGAGATGGCTTCAAGGGTATATATCGCATAAGTTTGAGTTTAGTGCGATAAATGCTGAATCTCTCATCCAGACTTGTAAATGACACCATATACATTAATAAATGACACTTataatatatgtaaatgacacCATATACATTAATAGATGAAACTATGATTCTATCAATATTCTTCTCCCTATCTTCTCTCGCTGacttcaaacaaaacaaaaacaatcatGTCTCGCTTTTAATTATTCTGATTACTTAACAATTATTTCTTGATCTTTTCTCGATCTGCAAACATTTTTCCCATTGATTTATCCAAGGTTAATTGGACAGTGTAATTTTTTACGTAATGAATATAGTGTTATAATTTCATTTTAAtgaaaagtgtcatttcaaatgttaaaatgttatagtaaCATTTGTACGTCGGAGTAGTGCCATATCAAATcttattgtgttatttcaattgttgtagtttcatttgaaatgtcatagtgtcatttgaaatgttatagtatcatttgaaatgttaaagtatcatttgaaatgttatagtgtctttgaaatgtcatagtgtcatttgaaatgttatagtgtcatttcaattgttaaagtttcatttgaaaCGTCATAGTgaaatttgaaatcttgtagtatcatttcaaatgtcatagtgtcatttgaaatgacgtagtgtcatttgaaatgacatagtgtcattcgaaatgtcatagtgtcattcaaagtgtctttgaaatgtcatagtgtcatttgaaatctttttttataacatttgaaatgtcatagtgtcatttgaaatgtcatagtgtcattttgaaatatgatagtgtcatttgaaatcttgtagtgttatTCGAAATGccatagtgtcatttcaattcttgtagtgtcatttgaaatgtcatagtgtcatttgaaatgtcgtagtgtcatttgatatgtcatagtgtcatttgaaatgtcgtagtgtcatttcaaatgatatagtgtcattcgatatgtcatagtgtcattcaaagcgtctttgaaatgtcatactgtcatttgaaatgttatagtgtcatttcaattgttgaagtttcatatgaaatgtcatagtgtcatttgaaatgttatagtgtcatttgaaatgtcatagtgtcatttcaaatcttatagtgtcatttcaattgttgaagtttcatttgaaatgtcatagtgcatttgaaatcttatagtgtcttttgaaatcttgtagtatcatttgaaatcttgtagtgtcatttcaaatgtcacagtgtcatttgaaatcttatagtgtcatttcaaatgccatagtatcatttgaaatgacgtagtgtcatttcaaatgacatagtgtcatttgaaatgtcatagtgtcattcaaagtgtctttgaaatgtcatagtgccATTTTGAAATatgatagtgtcattcgaaatcttgtagtgtcatttgaaatgtcatagtgtcatttgaaatgtcgtagtgtcatttcaaatgatatagTGTCTCGCCTAtagaaaaatacaaatattaaagaaattacatacttaaaagaaagaaactacatacttaaaagaaaaatactacaagtattaaaagaaagaaactacaaataTTAAAGGGTTAAAGTACATATTCACCCCTGAAGTCGACACCCCTAGAGCATTGGGCTCCCCAGACTCGGTCgtggcgcgttgacctccctgaactctcgAAAAAAGGATGCAAATACACCCCTGAACTCTcggaaaaagggtgcaaataaaCCCCTCCGTTATTTAACGGAGGGGtttatttgcaccctttttccgagagttcagggaggtcaacgcgccacGACCGAGTCTGGGGAGCCCAATGCTCTAGGGGTGTCGACTTCAGGGGTGAATATGTACTTTAACCcaatattaaaagaaagaaactacaagtattaaaagaaagaaactacatacttaaaagaaagaaactacaaaaaatctcgcattttaataaagaaattacatacttaaaagaaagaaactacaatcattatttttttataaaaaacgtGGAGTGTTTTGCTCACATTATATgttaataaaattacaattataaaagTTAAGCATTGACACTATTTTTGTTAATAAAAAACActttaaaaatatgtaaatgacactagacaaaagttgaaataaaatactaaagatagtatgcttcatatatataaactataacATTGACACTATTTTTGCTAATAAAAAACACTTTAAAAATATCTAAATGACACTAGACAAaagttgaaataaaatactaaaaatagtatgcttcatatatataaactataacATTGACACTATTTTTGTTAATAAAAAACACTTTAAAAATATCTAAATGACACTAGACAATTAAAAgttgaaataaaatattaaaaaaaagtgcaGGAGCCGAAATTCGAACCCAACACCCGTCGCTTAAAATTACTACCCAAACCAACTACGCTACCTTCTAAATTGTTTCTAGTTCCATtcacattttatataattagtAGTAAAGTCattgcaaatttttttttaatatatataatggaCCCGGATCCGGGTCGGATAGATCCAAGATCCGCGCTCACTGTGTGAGCGCAAAATTTGTTCAGCGCGCACGTAAGTCTTcctctttattacattctcccTCCTAcgttatcacttttatactttattaactacacacttaaaatactaatctacaattccttaatttccgtgctgaaaccaaatgtgtcaagattcgtgggacagagggagtatgtgtgtatgattattttcatttttttaatctatattTCATTTGTAAAATATGCGTGTACGATTATTTTCAACAAATCTCATCTATTGTTCGATGCTTCATCACATGTCTTTATTGTTCGTAAAAATGTACTATTTGGTTTTCTTAAATTTGAAGATTGTTGTTAATTGTTGTTACAATGTgatacaaatattttaaaatgtagGGTAAATGTTACTTTTTGTCTCATCGTTTGGTTAAATTATCAATCATGTCCCaatattttgatattattaaattgataCCCAacttatcaatatttttttaattgtgtccAGTAAAAATTTTCTGGCGTTCGAGAATTGACGTGGAATGTTGGAATTTGTTTGATAATAAATTTGGTTTATTTTGCTTATACGTAATTTATTATTAGTTGAGCTtactgaattgaaattttattggaAGAAAGACGAAAAGATAAAACCTTAGAAATCCTTGAAACACAAACAAACAGATTAAGGGCGGAGTCTCGTTTAAACCTTCTTAAGAAAAATTCAGAGGGAAAAGCCTTAAAgtggaaaaagagtacccgtctaaataAAACGAAAAATCCAGACAGGAGCAATGGCGGGAGAGCTGAGTTGAGGCTTATTCGAGAGCTCCGGCCTGACCATCGCCTCAAGTAATCCTAGCTCTCGCAGACCAAACGAAACAAAAAAACTcaaaccaaaacaagaaagaataaaataagaattatccCTTGTTGCGAAGgaggggaagaagaaagatgcaACAAAAAAAACCAAAACATAGATAATAACTCGACGCCGAAAGAAGAAGGCAGCGAGCCCTCCCCGATCGCCGAGCAACTAATAGAGCCCGACTTCTCGGACCCCAACTCCAAGCGCACCCTAAAATTGAAAAAGAGACGGGGAGACGCTCCAACCCAAACCCAAGATCCCAACCACAGCACATTAGTATTGGTTTATTCTATAACAATCTATATTGGGTGTAagactaattaatttaatattccaATCACATTTTCAAAAGTGTGGTTTGATCTTCTTTACTTATCAAATGCACATGGTGAACTTTATATATTCTGATAAATGGTTCGAGTCTAACCTgtaagggtgtgtttactttggtagtaaaaaatttatttgaaaaggatggataagaaaatgtgagataatattatatttttctcatttttttatcatgtgtttactttgttagaaatagatggataaaaaaaattgaaatgttgaaaaatattttcacaccctctCAATAGGATAATAGTATccaacatttgtgagaaaatgagtgaaaaagaGCTGTCCGAATAAATTTTACAACCTGATCggagaaaattatccatcataagaaacatgtgaaaatgatggaaaatatattttttttaaccttttctatcaaagtaaacacaccctaaatCGACAATCTGAATTCGTCAGTGGATGTGGAAAAAAGACTCTttgaaaatccaaaaaaaaaaagaaaaaagaaaactagTCCTCAAAATTTTCAgagctaattttattttatttttttgcaggGGTTTCACTTTTTAGCGCTCTGTTGAACTACTTATTTTGGAGGTTTAATATTATATTGGATGCATGTTATCAAACCTATATATTTAAGCATGATTAGACGACAATTGGCCCTTGACCGCATGAAAACCCAAAATCATCAATATTAGGCACACATATCTATGTATAATAAAACATCATATCAAAATAATTATCGATAATTATACTTATGCGATTACCCAACTTTGAAAGTGATGCTCAACTCAACTCCACTATTTTATGGAGTTAGAGCCGAAATTGTGcactaaaaagaaaataaaaagccAATTTATTGGGgtgcattattttattttttttcctataaaataatagtattaaataaaaaaaaataaaataaaaattgtgtcAGATGACTTGAACTCAAGATCTTtgtcttaggcattaaccctttATTGTTTGCCCACACATGTACAGTGCATTAACTTTTCATTGCACAATGTTTAGATAACATTAATAATGTCAAAGACTTGAAGCCCACTCTTATTAATTAAGATAAGTACTGTTTAGATATACAAACACcatttttacatatatatatatatatattttttttttttaattttagtttccAGCACGTATTTCAAATCTTGACATAAAGAGACGGTCTTTGTAATTCGTGTGGTTTACAATATCGAAGACGTGAACTCAAGTAAAGTTGATTGGTTATTGAAAAAGTAATACTGAGCTAGCTAACATTATACTATCATCTTAAACAATGTCATTGCAATCATTTTAATGTTAAGTTGATCAATATAAATCAATGTTGTAAACCACACATATTATAAAGATCGTGTGTATGGTgccaaaatttcaaagttttgttgtatacaaaaaaaatgaatagaAGTGAAGTTTGAATACACGAGGTATCACACCCACTAATTACTATGATTAGTAGTAGTATTTTATACATATCTTATATCAATGTTATGAATACAAATTTATAGTTAAAATATgttcataatattaaaataaaaagataaatatggCTATACATAGAGCATCTTGGATTCTTGATTCATAAAAGACAAAGTGCCCATGATTTGACCAAAGCAACGAGGAGATCCAAACAACAATACTTCATTTTTCTGGTCGCAACATTTATTAATTGTTTTGAGGGGGTGCAAAAAACCAGGTTTTGAGGAATGGGCTGTTTACCaatttgtttatttgttatcttttctaattaataaaatttattttatttttattcatttatagtTGCAGAGAA comes from Salvia miltiorrhiza cultivar Shanhuang (shh) chromosome 3, IMPLAD_Smil_shh, whole genome shotgun sequence and encodes:
- the LOC131016720 gene encoding phosphatidate phosphatase PAH1-like, with amino-acid sequence MNVVGRVSSFITQGVYSVATPFHPFGGAVDIIVVKQNDGTFRSTPWYVRFGKFQGVLKGAEKVVRIEVNGVEANFHMHLDNSGEAYFVREVDADKDDREGIKDSDSLEGGREDNSSVYSNAESSPKENDFFGQEIDDFNSGEVEMRDLRTTLGMKRLERVESDSERIFYEFQDEQSSLDGSVEFSEYGSGRYDNLDSVEHSLEESENSSSEVVLVSVDGHILMAPISSIVTDAASVQLSTPQFHLGPGERTQEFNGDDDSWTTNYMAELDSPTDEIASGNNCNGNKDPQSSEHLEPRQSDGERLYHVQESLDSSNPDKEPSVESGSESTSGSLNKRDVFKSCLEFMELSQQSTNEDQEDICLSEDQKSPLSPSMNDESVEQNLEISRDNGESGNPSSVSLPESQVEAVPHERNTSNSDLDGFDRMRVQFVSVDQESGKQVEVDRTVGTMNDGRESPSDVCREKDCVEPQTAASTGYKNLDISLGLEISLCGKLLHAGMGSSAAQDAFNAKRISLEEFKLSPASVVNNEDLIVRIQGKYLPWHKAAHVVLGMAAFGVDLPVEPHDAIPVEQEKPETKEDDSQLTPIPSRRWRLWPIPFRRVKTLEHATSYSSNEEVYVDSDSGSQSQQAVMTPTARTASESPRKQFIRTNAPTTEQIASLNLKEGQNMVSFKFSTRVLGSQKVEAHIYLWKWNTRIVISDVDGTITKSDVLGQFMPLVGKDWTHSGIAHLFSAIKENGYQLLFLSARAIVQAYLTKSFLFNLKQDGKSLPNGPVVISPDGLFPSLYREVIRRAPHEFKIACLEDIKALFPPDYNPFYAGFGNRDTDELSYRKIGIPKGKIFIINPKGEVAINRRIDVKSYTSLHTLVNDMFPPTSLIEQEDYNSWNYWKVPLPDVDNL